The following coding sequences are from one Onychomys torridus chromosome 14, mOncTor1.1, whole genome shotgun sequence window:
- the LOC118595161 gene encoding putative 60S ribosomal protein L39-like 5: protein MSSHKTFRIKQFLAKKQKQNHPIPQWIRMKTGNKIRYNSKRRHWRTKLGL from the coding sequence ATGTCTTCTCACAAGACTTTCAGAATCAAGCAATTCCTggccaagaaacaaaagcaaaatcatcCTATTCCTCAGTGGATTCGTATGAAAACTGGTAACAAAATAAGGTACAACTCCAAGAGAAGACACTGGAGAACAAAGCTGGGTCTGTAA